The proteins below come from a single Deltaproteobacteria bacterium genomic window:
- a CDS encoding Sir2 family NAD-dependent protein deacetylase, translated as MTTTDQDLEDRIQTLAQWIAEAERLVIFTGAGISTDSGLPDFRGPDGVWTRRDKGLAPRPRDRDWTATEPNEGHMAIVDLMNMGKLAFLISQNIDNLHLKSGIPFDMLAELHGNLARLRCVRCEKTYPKSEGVEKCECGGDLKSSVVDFGDSLPSKDLMESFEHSQKCDLFIVVGSSLVVTPAATMPRVAMEAGAKLIIINQGETPFDRVCHLRFEEGITDVLPKAIQLLKEKIAN; from the coding sequence ATGACGACTACTGATCAGGATCTCGAGGACCGGATTCAAACTCTGGCCCAGTGGATAGCCGAGGCCGAGAGACTCGTTATCTTCACTGGCGCTGGAATCAGCACAGACTCAGGACTTCCTGATTTTCGAGGGCCTGACGGCGTCTGGACCCGCAGGGACAAAGGGCTGGCGCCGAGACCACGTGATCGGGATTGGACTGCTACTGAACCCAATGAAGGCCATATGGCTATTGTTGATCTGATGAACATGGGGAAGCTCGCCTTTTTGATCTCTCAAAACATAGACAACTTACACCTCAAATCCGGCATCCCTTTTGATATGCTGGCCGAACTTCACGGAAACCTCGCGCGGCTCAGGTGTGTGCGCTGCGAAAAGACCTACCCGAAATCAGAAGGTGTTGAAAAATGTGAGTGTGGGGGTGATTTAAAGTCGAGTGTGGTGGACTTTGGTGATTCTCTACCCTCGAAAGACCTCATGGAATCGTTTGAGCATTCTCAGAAGTGCGATCTGTTCATCGTCGTGGGGTCCAGCCTCGTGGTCACTCCAGCGGCTACCATGCCTAGAGTGGCGATGGAGGCTGGCGCCAAGTTGATTATTATCAATCAGGGCGAAACACCTTTTGACCGCGTATGCCACCTTCGGTTTGAGGAAGGGATAACAGATGTGCTTCCGAAGGCGATTCAGCTACTCAAGGAGAAGATAGCGAACTGA